The nucleotide window AATAAAAAAACATGAAATATTTAATTAGCTTTTTATATTTTTATTAAGTTAATTTAAATACAAAGACTTAAATAATTTCTAGCTTAAGAGAGGGCATGAGCCGTTGTAAGTTTTTTAATGACTTTCCTTGCCAGGGAATTTCTTGAGAACCAATGACGATCATCTGACTATTTTTTTTCTTGCGGACATTAATTACAAATTTTGATAACATACTAATACCTGAACTGTTAAGAAACTCCAATTTCTGCAAGTTTAAGATTATGATAGATGGATCTTGATCTGTTACACTATTAAGGATCTGCTCAATCGGAGCATATTCTTCTGCTCCACTGAGACGAAGTGAACCTTGAAATATCACTGTAGCAGTAGAGACATCATAGAGAACACTATAACTTTTACCTTCTATTTTCATTACATCTAGTATTTTTTCATAGTTGATTAAGTAGTTTATACTATCAACTGCACCATAGTGGTGACAATTACCTGATGTGAGTTATCTTGACCTTCCTCAAATTTCCAACCTAGCTTGGTTGTATAGTCGTTAAGGATCGTTAGTAAACCCAATCCAGAGCAACTAGGTTCTTTGTCTGTACTTTTTTCTAGTTGACGAATATACAAATCATCTAAATCAGAGGTTTGTAATATGTTTATATATGATTGGAAAACTTCAAATTGTTGATAACTGATACTATTAGAAATGACAAAAATAATTCTGTCACTATGCAGATGTAATTGAATACTGATAGGAGCAGAATTTTCATAACTAAACTTCATGGAATTTTCTAATAACTCGTTAGCAATATAGCTAACAGCACTTTTTAGCTCAGTTTGCTTCTGGGCTATAATTGAACTATCATCATTGCCTGGAAAAAACGTAGTTAGGTAATTGGCAAGAAAATCAGCCGAAATTCCATTATTCCGCCATCTCTGCTGGAGTGAAGTAGAACTGGGTGAAAAGCCAACAATTAAATATTCTTGATTAAGAGGCAGACAGGTTATAAAATCTCCAATTATTTGAAACATGACTCATTTATAGTAATTATTTTTAGGATTAAGTGGTAAGCTATTTTTGTTTCAGAATTACTAAAGTGATATCATCATAGATTTTATGCGAACCAACATGCCGGCAGACATCATCAATAACAATTTGCCTAATTTCTTGAACTGATTTATACCAATTTTGCTTAACAACTTCACAAAGTCTTTCTAGTCCGTAGTGAACACCTAAAATATTTTCAGCTTCAGTAATACCATCGGTATATAGTACTACTACATCACCAGCTTCTAACTGAATTTGAGTTTGGGAAACAAAGCCTTCAATGCTTTCCTCCAGCCCTATTGGAAAGCCTAAATTTATAGTGTTAATGCATTCTAAAGTTCCATTAGAGCGGATGACAATAATTTCTTCGTGTTGCCCGCTTAAATTTAATTTACCGTTATGATAATCAACTAAAGAAAGAGTTAAATTCTTACTAGAATTCATGCGTTGAATATTATTATAAATTGTCCGATTGAGAACTTCTAGAAATTTTTTAGGGTCAGTTTCGTTGTTTTCCATAAGAGTTCTTACGGCGGTTTGCACCATGAGCATTAGAACTCCACTTTCTAACCCATGCCCAGTGACATCACCAATACCAATTTTGACTCGCCCATTAGTTTGTAAAACGTCGTAGTAGTCGCCGCCTACTTCGTCTGCTGGTTCCATATATCCAGCAATATCTAGTCCTTCAATTTGACTTAACTCGTGATCTTTAGGTAAGATCATTTGCTGTAATTTACGTGTAACTTCGAGTTCAGCACTCAAGCGAAGGTTTTCAGCTTTAAGTCGTTTATTAAGAAGAGTTATTTCTTGATTAGCACTGTTAAGTTGAGCTAAATATTCTACTTCGCGATCGCGCAAGCGTTTTTTTTCTAAGCAAGCCTCAATGCGGGCGCGTAGCAAGATTGAATTAAAAGGCTTTGTCAGGTAGTCTTCTGCTCCCATTTCAATGCATTTAACAACACTATCAATTTCATCTAAGGCTGAAATTGCGATCGCTGGGATGTGTCGAAATTGCTCGTGCAACCATTGTAATACCTCATATCCATTAACTTCTGGCATAAGGATATCGAGCAGAATCAGGTCATAGTTTGCTGTTTTAATCATTTGAATTGCTTGCAAACCGTTAGCAGCCGTTGTGACAGTATAACCTTGCGCTATGATGAGTCTAGAAAGTAAATCACGATTACTTTCGTTATCGTCAACAATTAAGATATGTCCTGAACGTTCTGCTGGCTTTTTCTGACGATCTTCTAAATAAATGGCATCTGTGATAAAATCTTTTTTAATAGATGTAGTTAACTCTAAATAAGAATTCTTCTGTGCAGTTTTAATATTCTGCAACTGGAAATAACGTTCAACTATATTAGTAATGTTATGAATTGTGCTTAGTAGTGATTGAGTAGCAGTATGAATTTTATCTACATCAGTTATCAGTTCTGTTGTAGCTTGTTTTAAGAGATGTTCGCAACAATCAATGACTATTTTTAAAAAAGGTTCTAGTTCTAGAGGTAAAATTTCACTTACTGTAACTATACTAAGATGTGAATTAGTAGGCAAATTAGCTGGATCGAGGTGTTTATTAATAAGTGTTAAAAGTTGAATGCCACAGCTAAAAATTTGTTTTAATTTAGAAATTATGAATGAGTCAGAGTCAGTTGCTATTTCTTCAAGCAACATTTCACTATAACCAATGATGGCATTAATTGGCGTGCGTAATTCATGTCGCAGATATGAAATTAAAGCCAGTTGTGTAGAGTTATCGTTCTCCATACTATTGATTTGCTTTCCTTAGAAGAACCTCAATTTTTTCTAGTAAACGTGGTAACTCGATTGGTTTAGTATCGTACTCGTCGCATCCAGCGGTAAGTGCTTTCTCGCGATCGCCTGACATTGCATGTGCAGTCAAAGCAATGACTGGAATATTTTGAGTTTGAGGATTCACTTTTAGTTGTCGAGTTGCCTCCCAGCCGTCAATGACTGGTAAACTCATATCCATCAAGATGATGTCAGGATTTTCTGAAGAAGTCATTGATAAGCCTTGAGCACCATCAACAGCAAATACGATATCGTAACCTTTACGAGTTAACCGCCGAGAAAGCATATCTCGATTCATGTCATTGTCTTCGACTATCAGAATTTTGGTCATCGATTTCACCTAAAGCTTTGAGTATGACTGATTCATAATTCTCGAATGCACTCCTGCTGCTGCTCAAGAAACTCCCGACTTAATTACTAGCTATGCCACTATGACTGAGTAGTTATCAAAGTTTTTTGAAGATTGACTGCTTGTGACAATAGATAATGAACTTCTTTGAGTAAGGCTTGGCGATCGTAAGAACCTTTTTCAAAGACTTTGTAAACATGCTGTTGCAATCTTTGTTGTTCTTCTGTCACTTCTTTAGCAGTAATAACAATGACGGGAATTGATGCCCACTGCGGAGTTTGACGGAGAATATGAATAAATTCAAAGCC belongs to Gloeocapsopsis sp. IPPAS B-1203 and includes:
- a CDS encoding STAS domain-containing protein, with amino-acid sequence MKIEGKSYSVLYDVSTATVIFQGSLRLSGAEEYAPIEQILNSVTDQDPSIIILNLQKLEFLNSSGISMLSKFVINVRKKKNSQMIVIGSQEIPWQGKSLKNLQRLMPSLKLEII
- a CDS encoding DUF6272 family protein — translated: MFQIIGDFITCLPLNQEYLIVGFSPSSTSLQQRWRNNGISADFLANYLTTFFPGNDDSSIIAQKQTELKSAVSYIANELLENSMKFSYENSAPISIQLHLHSDRIIFVISNSISYQQFEVFQSYINILQTSDLDDLYIRQLEKSTDKEPSCSGLGLLTILNDYTTKLGWKFEEGQDNSHQVIVTTMVQLIV
- a CDS encoding SpoIIE family protein phosphatase, translated to MENDNSTQLALISYLRHELRTPINAIIGYSEMLLEEIATDSDSFIISKLKQIFSCGIQLLTLINKHLDPANLPTNSHLSIVTVSEILPLELEPFLKIVIDCCEHLLKQATTELITDVDKIHTATQSLLSTIHNITNIVERYFQLQNIKTAQKNSYLELTTSIKKDFITDAIYLEDRQKKPAERSGHILIVDDNESNRDLLSRLIIAQGYTVTTAANGLQAIQMIKTANYDLILLDILMPEVNGYEVLQWLHEQFRHIPAIAISALDEIDSVVKCIEMGAEDYLTKPFNSILLRARIEACLEKKRLRDREVEYLAQLNSANQEITLLNKRLKAENLRLSAELEVTRKLQQMILPKDHELSQIEGLDIAGYMEPADEVGGDYYDVLQTNGRVKIGIGDVTGHGLESGVLMLMVQTAVRTLMENNETDPKKFLEVLNRTIYNNIQRMNSSKNLTLSLVDYHNGKLNLSGQHEEIIVIRSNGTLECINTINLGFPIGLEESIEGFVSQTQIQLEAGDVVVLYTDGITEAENILGVHYGLERLCEVVKQNWYKSVQEIRQIVIDDVCRHVGSHKIYDDITLVILKQK
- a CDS encoding response regulator; protein product: MTKILIVEDNDMNRDMLSRRLTRKGYDIVFAVDGAQGLSMTSSENPDIILMDMSLPVIDGWEATRQLKVNPQTQNIPVIALTAHAMSGDREKALTAGCDEYDTKPIELPRLLEKIEVLLRKANQ